CTCCAAGTACTTTGCCATGACGAACGAGGTAAATATGTTTGGTACGTATCTTGTTCAATATGAGCCCGTTAGCCTTCGTTTTTTAGAACCATAGGTAACCCTGCTGCAATGAAAGTGACCCGCTTCACCACTTTCGCTAAGGCTTGGTTCATTCTGCCAGCATTGTCTACAAATAAACGAGACACTTGCCCCATAGGAACAACACCAAGCCCCACTTCATTCGAAACCAAAATGATAGTTGCAGGACTCGCTTCAACGGCATCGACTAACTCTTCTATCCAACTTTCGACTTGCGCGTTCGTCGCTTGCTCACCAAGCTGAAAAATCACATTGTTGAGCCAAAGTGTTAAGCAATCTACCAAAACCACATCTGATGCATTTAAATCACGCAGTGTTTTTGCAAGCTCAAGTGGTACTTCATGTTCTTGCCAACGTGCATCGCGTCGTTGTTGGTGATGAAGAATACGAGCCTCCATCTCTGCATCAAAACTGGTTGCAGTTGCTATGTAGTGCAGTTGAAGCCCTTCGTTGCTAGATTTCTCAATGGCTTGTTTTTCAGCGAAGCTCGACTTTCCTGAGCGTGCTCCACCAAGAATTAAATGCGTAGATTTTTGATGGTTCATGATTCGTGTTTACCCAATAAGCCCATTATAAAACGCAGCGATAAACAGTAAGTAAGTTGAAAGTTCGACCAGTTGCTGCGCGGCACCTAAGCAGTCTCCAGTAAAGCCACCAATACGAAGCGTTAACCAACGTTTAAGCAGTGTACGAACGGTATAACCAATGACCAACAACAAAGCGCTAAATTCAATACCAAACCATAAGCTCGGTATTAATCCAATGGTAATCAAAAATAGAGTTTCAGAGCGTGTCTGCTTATTGGCTAATGGCTTACTCTTGCTGGTATCGGGATCGCTTACATAAGGCATGTCATAAATCAGCGATGCGGCGATCGCTCGACTAAATGCGTAGCTAGAAACCAATATCATGAAAAGATCCGCGGTACTTGTTTGCCCAATGAGTTCACTCAGAAACACCCATTTACCCAATAGCGCCATGATCAAGGCAGAGGCACCATAAGTCCCAATACGACTGTCTTTCATAATGGTTAGGCGTCGCTCAAGGGTCATGCCTCCACCAATACCATCGGCCATATCTGTCAGGCCATCTTCGTGGAATGCACCTGTCAGCATTAAGCTGAATACCATCATAAGGATTAATGCGACGTCAGTAGGTAAGAACAAACTTAGCAAAACATAAACGCTGGCACACAGTAGACCGAGCATAATGCCGACCATTGAAAAATATCGCCCAGCTCGATTCATACGCTCTTCGGAATAAGGCGTATCGTGTGGCACCGGTAGACGAGAGAAGAAGCCCAACGCCAACAAAAACAGTTGCCACTGATATTTAAAGCCGCTGTTTGTCTCAGACTGGTCCATTACACCGTCACTCCAGCACTTTCAAAGCTTGCCATGTTGTTGTAAAACTCAGCGGCGGCCTTAATCAAAGGCAGTGCCAATGCAGCACCCGTGCCCTCACCCAACCTGAGTCCCAAGTCCAACATAGGGTCGGCATCTAACTCTCTCAACACATATTGATGCGCGTGTTCTTGAGATTTGTGTGCAAACAGCATGTAATCGCGACATCTTGGTTCAATTAAGTTCGCTACATATGCCGCCACCGAAACAATAAAACCATCAACTAAAATCGGTGTTTGCGCCTTTGCTGCGCCGATAAATCCACCAACCATTTGTACAATTTCAAATCCGCCCACTTCAGCAAGTACTTGCTCTACGTTTTTTCCTTTACAGCGTTCAACACCGTTGGCAACCACTTGCTGCTTTCGCTTAAGTTGTTCGTCATCTATTCCAGTACCAAGGCCAACACACTCTTTTGCATCTAACCCCGTTAAGGCGCTCAGTATTGCCGAAGCACTGCTGGTATTACCAATACCCATTTCACCAAACATAACGAGATTGCAGCCGTGCGCAATTTTACTTTCAATCAAAGACTGACCATAGCCGATCCCTTTCTCGACTTGCTCAAGTGACATCGCTGCTTGCTGATTAAAATTGTGAGTGCCGTTACCCAATCTTTGAGCGACCAATAACTCGGTATGACTACCCGAAATATCACTGGTATCTATGGCTTGTAAAATACCTGCGTCCACAACGGTTAAGTCAATATCGTTTAACCGACAGAAACAGTTGATCGCGGCGCCACCATGAACAAAGTTCAATACCATTTGCTGAGTCACGGCACTTGGGGCAATACTCACCCCTTCATCCGCAACTCCGTGATCACCAGCAAAAACAAACATTGAAGGCTTGGTGATTTGAATGTTCTCAATCGGTGTTTGACTTTGCTGGCTTTGAATAAGCGCCAGTTGAAAAGCGGTCTTCTCTAAAAGGCCAAGGGCGCCCAATGGTTTGGTTTTTTGATCGATTCGATTTTGTATAAACGCAGAGTGTTGAGTATCTAGCATGAAGATGACTTACCAATGTGATGATTTGAGACTTTTAATCGTTAAATGACGTTTTTTGCTGAGAGCGCAGTAGTTTCTTACGTAGAAAAATAGTTTCTTACATAGAAAAATCAGAAAGCTAAGCCCATCGTTGGCTCAGCTTTCGATTATTTTGGTCGTGCTACCGAAAAAACATTAGAGAGAGTTGCGTATTCACCGCCACCAAGACGTGACAACGGGTTTAACGCTAAAGCATCTATTTTCAATCGCTCACTGGTTTGATCGATAATCTCTTCAGCAATGTACACCGCTTCAACCTTTGCAAACACTAAGCTTTGGGGAACCTCTCCTACTTCTTTAACTTCAAAAAGCGTGCACCCAAACGCCACAGAGCAAGACTTAACTCGAGGCAAAGAGAAGCCTTCAAACTCGACCAACTCTATATCGTTCGCTTGTATTTCCGAATGATCATGATCCAGTGTTGCAGCTGTAGAGGTCATCACCTCCGCAGAGGATTCAGACGCGATATGAATAACTAACTTACCGGTTTCTATCGCATTTTTTGCAGTGTCTTTGATTTCACCTGTCGGCTTTTTACCCACAGAAAGCATCAACAATGGAGGCTGGCTCGATACTGGAGTGAAGTAGGAAAATGGAGCAAGATTAAATACATCACCACTTGATTTGGTCAGCGCCCACGCTATGGGACGAGGGACAACTGTTTGAGTCATCAGGTGGTAGATTTCATTTGCAGAGAGAGAATCGAACTGGAGGTTCATCGCGCTTCCTTGGCTGTGACAAAGTAACAATCAGTGTACTTGCTATCGTCTGATCTATCTATCGATAACTCGCCTTTCAAACTGCGATTGTTGTTGGATTGAACAAAATTCGCTCGAGTTAGAGTCGACTGCCGATGCGATGCTGTTTAGATTATTCGACAACAATTCAAAAAAATGTCCAAATCTTTCTCCGAGTGAGGTGTTCAATTTTTTGTCGAAATATCGTTAGATTGATGCCAGAACCATCACTCTGTTGAATATGCGAACAACTGTTCTTTTGGATATGACTAATTGTTCTATCAAATTACTTTTCCTTATTTTACGTTTTGTTACAGAACGTTATTTTAGCTAGCTGTGCTCACGCCTATACCCCTAGGCTCTTATTGTTCTGAAGTAATTCATAAGGAAATTCAATGTCACTCCCTGCTATCGCTGCCTTGGCGGTATTCACTGGTATTCTATTTTTTCTCTACGGGCAGCAGAAAAAAGAACACACACTTTCCCGCTTAGTGCTGCTTGGTCTTGTCTTTGGTAGTGGTTTTGGTCTTGCTCTACAACTGCTATTTGGCGAAGGCAACCCAATCATCAAAGAGACATTGGACTGGGTCAACATCGTTGGCCGTGGTTACGTTGGTTTACTCAAAATGGTGATCATGCCACTGGTGCTTGTTTCCATGATCGCAGCGGTTGTGAAACTTGAGAAAGGCGGCTCCCTAGGAAAGATTTCAGGCATCACCATTTCAATCTTATTGGCGACGACCGCAATCTCAGCAATCATCGGTATCATGGTAACGCAGGCATTTGGTCTGACTGCAGAGGGGCTTACAGAAGGTGCTCGTGAAACAGCACGTCTAGCAGCACTTGAAACTCGCGCAGACCGTGTCTCTGACCTGACTATCCCTCAAATGCTGGTTAGCTTTATTCCGACTAACCCATTTGCAGACCTAACTGGTGCTCGCTCTACTTCTATTATTGCCGTTGTTATTTTTGGTGTATTAACCGGTATTGCAGCACGTAAAGTGATGGCAGAAAAAGAAGAACTAGAGTCTCCGATTCGCACTTTTGTGGAAGCGGCTCAATCTATCGTTATGCGCCTAGTTAAGATGATCATGGCTCTAACGCCATACGGCATCGCTGCACTAATGGCGAAAGTTGTCGCAACATCAAGTGCTTCCGACATTCTTAGCCTACTCGGTTTCATCGTTGCTTCTTACGTGGCAATTTTACTGATGTTTGTGGTTCACGGCGTATTAGTTTCATTTTTTGGTGTGAACCCGAAAGAATACTTCAAGAAGATCTGGCCAGTACTGACCTTTGCATTCACATCGCGCAGTTCTGCAGCAACGATTCCTCTTAACGTTGAAGCACAAATCACTAAGCTCAATGTGCCACCAGCGATTGCAAACTTATCTGCGTCATTCGGTGCAACAATCGGTCAAAATGGCTGTGCGGGTATCTACCCTGCAATGCTAGCGGTAATGGTTGCGCCAACCATGGGTATCAATCCAATGGACATCAACTTCATCTTATCGCTGATCGCTATCATTACAGTAAGCTCATTTGGTATTGCTGGCGTAGGTGGCGGTGCAACGTTTGCAGCGTTAATCGTACTGCCTGCTATGGGGTTACCTGTGACTATCGCAGCACTGCTTATCTCTATCGAACCGCTTATCGATATGGCTCGTACTGCGCTAAACGTATCGGGTTCAATGACTGCAGGTACTATCACGAGTCGTATTTTGGGCAACAAAGAAGAGAAGAACGATCTTCAACAAGCTCAAGCATAACGTGCTAGTAAGCGTCGACTCAAGGCGAGCAACGTATACTCATTTAAGCTAAAGAAAACCGATGCGCTTGCATCGGTTTTTGTTTCTTGCGTAAGAATATTAAAGCTGAAGATCAGAGATACTTGACTGAGCAAGCAATTCATCTTCTTCCTCGCTCAAGCCACTGATACCAATAGCTCCAATAATACGGCCAGAGGAAACAATAGGTACGCCACCTTTAAAGCCAGTGATATTCGAGTCATTCCAATAACCCATATCTTTGCCTGTCGCACGCGCCCACTCACCTAAGTTACCACTTGGTTGACGATCACGCGCCGACGTATACGCTTTGCTTTTTGCGAGCAAACCAGCCTGGACACTAACGTCGTCCATTTTAGCGAATGCGATCAATTCACCGTGCGTATCACAAACAGCAACGGCAATTTGCTGCTGATTCTGAGCTGCTATTTCAATCGCCGTCGCAACCGCTTGTTGAGCTTTATTTAAAGTCAGCATGATTATTTACCTATGGTAGTGCTTGACCACGAGAGTAAACAAATAAGTTGTACCACTCTTCGCGAGTTAACTTAATCTGAGTCGCAGCAGCACTTGCGCGAATTCGGTCGAGATTAGTTGTGCCGATCACAGGTTGAATACCGGCTGGGTGGCGTAGAAGAAACGCTAATACAATCGCTTCGCTCGTCACACCGTATTTCTCAGAAAGTTGTTGAACGTATTTCGAAGTCGCTCGTACACTTTCGTCCTCTGAATTTAAACCCTGCTCAGAGAAGCGTCCTTGTGCCAAACAACCCCATGCTTGAAGTTGCACGCCATGAGCTCGGCAGTACTCTAGTGTGCCCGGAGCCCAATCAGACTCATTCAACCCTTGAGAATTAACTAGAACAACATCGTTAAGCCAATCCAGTTTCGCTAGGCTCATTTCCATCTGGTTAACCACTAAAGGTTGGTCAAGAGCAGATTGCAGATACTCAATCTGATGACCACTCATGTTAGACACACCAAAATGTTCGACCTTACCCGCTGCATGCAGGTCTTGAAGCGTACGAGCTAACTCATCAAGCTCCATCAATGGATCAGGGCGGTGTAATAAGAGTACGTCTAGCTTCTCCGTATTTAAGCGTTCAAGAATGCCTTCCACAGAGCTCTGCACCCATTGCGCAGAGAAATCATAGCGTCCAACATTACCTTCGCCTTGAAAACGAATGCCACATTTCGATTGCAGAAACATTTGATCGCGCAATTCAGGCTGGCTCTTTAGTACTTGGCCAAAGGCCTGCTCTGCTTTAGAAAATGTATAAATGTCTGCATGATCAAAAAGATTGATACCTGAAGCCATTGCCGTTTCGATAATACCTTGTGTTTGGTAAACATCATCTTGAGAAACAGGGTTGTCGTTCCAACCACCGCCTAGCCCCATACAGCCGTAAGCAATCTCACTGACGTTGGTTAAATGTTTTGATAAAGGAAGTACGTTTTTCATTGTTCATTCTCGTATTCATGAAATCAGCCTCAATCATATTGTTCTACAAGAAAAACAGAATAGCCTGAATCCGAAATAATTGTTCGTTATAATGAACAAATGAAAACTGGAGATAAGATATGAATGAGCACAAACGAATAGAAAGGTTGATGTTGTTTGTTGAGCTTGCTCAACAGCTCAACTTCACCAAAGCAGCAGAACAACTGGGGATTTCAAAAAGTTACTTGTCGGAACAGATAAAACGTTTAGAAAGCGACTTAGAGTGTCCGTTGTTAGTCCGGACCACACGCAGTGTTCGACTCACGCTTCAAGGTGAACGAGCACTTGCTCAAGGATTGGTAATTCGATCTCAAGTCCTCGACCTAGAGCGAAGCGTGTCGGATGAACATGAAGCGATTAAAGGGGTTTTAAGGATCACAGCACCAAAAATGTTCACAGAGATCTTTCTGTCTGATCTGTGCCAACGCTTCCAAGCGATCTATCCAGACATCTATTTCGAAATTAATAGCAGCTACACGACCTATGACCTCAATCGTGAAGATATCGACATTGCGTTTCGAGCGACCAATACTCCACCAGAGAATATGGTGGCTAAAAAGTTATTTTCGTATCAACATGACCTCGTTGCGGCGCCAAGCTATCTAGAAAAGTGTGGTGAACCTAAGTCACTCGACGATCTGCAAGATCATCAGTGTCTTGCGACCCTACACCAACATGAATGGCCATTTAACAGTGGTAGCGTGCATGTATCTGGCTGGTTATCAAGCAACGAGAACCACCTTTTAAAACAGCAAGCTGTACACGGCAGCGGTATAATCCGTATCGCGAGTTATTACGTTGCTGAAGAGGTAAAGCAAGGTCGTTTAACACCACTGCTTACCCATGAATGCATCGCTAATGGGAATTCCATCTACCTGTTTTATCCTCAAATGGTCTACCCAGCTAGAAAACACAAAGCGTTTGTGCAATTCGTTCAAGACTACTTCAAAGAGCTTCAACTCAAAAACTCATTCTCTATTCATCAATAACTGATACCGATTTACCAAAAACATACACCAAAACAGGCAACACAATTTGTTACCTTTTCATACAGGTTCAAGTGATCGTCTTTCGCGCCGTATCCGAATAACCTTAACATTGTCGGTGTATGTTTATACGCTTTGGCATACATATCGCTCATTTAGAAAATGACTTAAAAATGCCATCAAATCGAAACATGAATTTGCGTTACTGAAAATGCCCATTGAGACAATGAGTACAATCAGGAGGATGTATGAAATACTGCCCGTTCTGCTCGACCGAATTAATCGAAAGACACCATGCACAGGTGTGCCCACGAAATGAGATCGGTGAATGCCGCTTTGATGGCTATGAACATTACGAACAACGTATGTTGGCCGACCTTTCGCCAGACAACCTTGATGCGAATAGCAACGTCTATCGTCGAATCCCAGAAAGGTGATCCACTTCTGACGCTCTTCGAATTACGATTCATAAAAAACGCCCTTGCAAAAACAAGGGCGTAAAGTCATTACCTAAGTTCACAACACGTTATTGTTTCGCGGTATCAGTCGCCACTTTTGGTTGTTCAACTTCAGTCATAAGACCTTTAATCAGGCTTACACAACCTAGTATTAGGATGATGGTAAACGGCAATGCAGCGATGATTGTAATTGATTGCAGTGCTTGAATAGATTGCGTGCCACCAATCCACAGCATAACCATTGCAATTGCACCTGAAATGATTGCCCAGACAACTTTTTGGCGAACAGGCACTTCTAACTTACCGCCTGCAGTCATACCATCGATAACGATAGAACCAGAGTCCAGAGTGGTCACGAAGAATACAATAATAAGCGCAACCGCAATCACAGATAGAATGTTACCTAGCGGGTAGGCGTCTAACATGTAGAACAAGCTTAGAGAAACATCAGCGATACCCTGATCAATACCCAGTTGTCCAACCTTGTCCATCACTTGCTCAATCGCCACTCCACCAAAGATAGACATCCAAGCCGTAGTAACAAGCGTAGGGATGATCAGAACGCATAATAGGAACTCACGAACCGTACGGCCTTTAGAGATACGAGCCACGAACATACCGAAGAACGGTGCGTAGGCTACCCACCATGCCCAGTAAAATACTGTCCAACCATGTAACCAAGTGGTGTCTTCACGACCTGTTGTTTGACTTAGCGGGATAATGTTCTTCACGTAACCAGTTACCGCTGTCGCAAGCGAGTCTAGAACCGTAGTGAAGTTAAGCACTGCGATAAAACCTAGGAAAACAAACGCGATAACCATGTTTAGGTTACTCAGTAGTTTTACACCACCGTCCATACCACGTAGTACAGAAACGATTGCCAGCACCATAATTAACGCAATGATTAACTGTTGTAGGAATAGATTGTTCTCTAAACCAAATACATGGCTAATACCACTCGCGGCTTGCGTGCCACCTAAACCAAGTGAAGTCGCTAGACCAAATAGTGTTACTAGTACCGTCATCACGTCGATAACGTCGCCTGTTTTACCCCAAACTTTGTCTCCAAGAATTGGGTAGAAAACTGAACGCATCGATAGTGGTAAACCTTTGTTATAAACAAAGTAAGCAAGGCACAGTGCTGCCATACCGTAAATTGCCCAAGCATGCAGACCCCAGTGGAATACCGTGGCGCCAAGTGCCGCTTCGCGGCCAGCTTCAGTGTAAGCTTCCGCATTTAATGGTGTGCCGTACCAGTCAGTAAAGAACGCAGTGGGTTCAGCCACACCCCAGAAGATAAGACCAATACCCATGCCTGCAGCAAACAGCATCGCAATCCAAGATGTCGTGGTGTAGTCCGCTGTCGCATTTTCGCCACCAAGTCGAATTTTACCCAATGGAGAGAATGCTAAACCGATAGCGAAAATGAGTAGAAGGTTCGCGCCCCACATAAATAGGAAATCGAAGTTCGCGAGAACGGCGGCTTTTACCGTGTCAATTGCAGCTTTTGCATCGCCGGGTGCCATTGCGAGAAGTGTAACAATGAAGAGAATTGAAAGGCCTACCGAAGCCGTGAAAACCGTGTTGTGGACATCCATGCCCCACTTATTAATGTTGTCTTGACCGACTTGATAATCTGTTGAATCTATACTGTATTTTTTTGACTTAAAACTCATAAATTAAGGTGTACACATATTCGACAATTCGAATATAAGGACCAACTCCATATCCAATTAAAATTTGATCAGCGCGCCGTACCATATAAAAGGGTGAAAATAAGTGAATTTAATCAATCACTTACGGCGTCTTGCTCAATCCCGATGGCGCTATTATAACACAGAATAAAACATTTTTTTGGTAACCCCTGCGTATTAGCCCACCAAGGTCAGTATAAATATCTGATTATAAAGGTTTTATTAGTGGTAACTTTTTTCAAAAAATAATTAGAGTACAAATTAATTTTTGTCTTGAATGAGTGAATTATTGACGTTAGCAAACGACGACTGATGTGTTCGTGTTATCTACGGCATAAAAAAATGCAGTTGACTCATACGAGCACAACTGCATTTTTAATTCGTTAAGGCTTAGTGCCTAATTACCACATCAAATCATCCGGTACGACGAAATCTTTGTACGGGTCATCTTCATCAACCACTTCTTCTGAAGTAGTCTGAGTATCAACGATAGACTCTTCGTCACGCATCGCAATCTTGTTCGCAACGCTGGTCGGGATAATCACGTATCCTTCGCCATCACGAGCAATACTTAAAATACCTTTACTTAGCTGCTTTTGAGTCAACTCTTCAACGTAAAGGTGTTTAACTAACGTACCGTCAGTAAAGTTGTATTTGATCTCGCCATCTTTTTGCTCGATCTTATTCATCGCAATCAACTGTTTCACCTGAGCTTTTATTTCTTTGCTCAGTTGTTTCTCTTTCATTTGTTGATTCAGCTCTTTGTCTTTCGCTTGTTGTGCCAAACGGTTCTCTTCTGCGGCAGCTTTCGCCTCGCGCGCTTGAACGCGTGACTTCTTAGAGCCTTTCTTTGCTTTTTTCAGCTTTTTCTCATTAACCAAGCCAGCTTTCAGCATCTGCTCTTGGAGTGTTAACTTTGCCATGACTTTCCCAGTTCAGGATTAAAAACGGCACTATCATACCTGTTTTTTGTCATTCTGTTTATATCCCCTACTCGGTTTATGACAAGGATAAAGAGTCAAATTGCTAAACTTGCTGTTATTCACACCCTAAAATCTATTCACGCCCTAGAAACTAGGACAAACGTTGGCGAAATTGTACGGGCGTCTGTTTCATCCACCCCTTAAATGCGCGTCTGAAGTTAGCTGAATCACTGTATCCAAGGCGCTCACCGATATCTTCTACACTGATGTCGGTATTTAGTAGCAACTCTTTCGCCAGTTCTCGACGCACTTCGGCAAGTAAATCATGGTAGCTCGTCGCCTCTTTTGAGAGCTCCCGTCGCAATGTTCGTGAGGAGCAACCAAATTCCTCCGCTAATTGCTCAATCGTCGGAAACTGACCAGGTTCTTGATAAAGCATAGATCTCACTTGATTACTCAAAATAGAAGGGGAGCCCAGACTCGACATAATGCTATGGCAAGATGCCAAATAACGCTCGAGAGTCGCAGCATCATGATTCGGCAGTGGTTTGTGGAGTAAATCACGATCAAAGCGGAGTTCACACAACATGTGGTTAAATTCAACCTGACAACCAAACCGATGCCGGTATTTATTACCATGCCCAGACAATGAATACATAGGCTCAGGATAAGAGAGACGCAACGCATTGAGCTTGAGAGGCTGGCGAGTTAGTTGATAAAACAGAGAAACAAGAGAACTGAAAAAGTACTCGCAGCAAAAAGGTAACATTTCACCGATATCCAAAGAGTTCTCGATTCGAATGATTGCTTCATCGGCGTCTTGAATCAATGCTACGGAGAATATCGGACCGTTGAGCCTAAGATATTTGAAACCACTTTTAACGGCTTGCAACACGTTTTCACTCGTCGCTAGCACGTAACCTAGCACGCCAAAATGGTTCAACCTCGCCTGCTGCCCAAGCCACAAACCCAGCCCCTCTTGAGGCAGTAGACGATTCACCGCCTTGAACACAATCAACTTGTCGGCAAAGCTAAGTTGAATATTCGGATCTTGCCAATCAATGTTAACTAGACCAAGAGAAGACAGTAGCGCTTTGCCATTGATACCACGAGTTTCTAAGCTATCAAACAGCAATGCAATATCTAAGCTTCCCAACGGTTGATAAGCACTACTTGGCTGATATGCCGCCAATATTTTCTCTTCTGTCATGACTGTTCCATCATCCGTCGTCGGCTTCCCTTCTAATTAATAATTGAGTTGGCCTCTCTATTGGAACTTTACCATCTCCAAATCCCACAGCGTGAGAGCAAACCCAATGGTGTCCGATAATGACCTAACTTTTCGCTAAGTGGCTAGCTAGAATAGCCATTATGTTAATGCCATGTAAACTTTAATCATGATTAAACCTGAAACCATCCACAAAGCGCCGAGAAGTATTATTGATTCTCAGGGCAAGCCTGTTTTTGGTCAGTTCGATACTATCCCCCATGAGCTCGATATAGAGAGGTTCGATTATCGTAACGTCATGGATAATCCAGCCAGTCGATGGCAACGCTACTTTCATTACAAGCAGTTCCAATTTGTCAGCGTGGTTACCGCAGACTATGTGATTGGAGTAGCAATCGCCGATATCAGGTATCTTGGCTCTGCATTCTGTTATGTATACAACATCAACGAAAATAGTCTCGAAGAGCAATCTTGGCTTCGCCCACTCTCTTTCGACAAAGTGGTGACCTCTTCTCCACATCAAGGGGTTACCCACATTGCTCGCGGCCAGATCCAATTCAAGATCAATCAAGGCGACTGGACAGTAGAAATCAATACTA
The Vibrio pelagius genome window above contains:
- a CDS encoding LysR family transcriptional regulator, with the protein product MNEHKRIERLMLFVELAQQLNFTKAAEQLGISKSYLSEQIKRLESDLECPLLVRTTRSVRLTLQGERALAQGLVIRSQVLDLERSVSDEHEAIKGVLRITAPKMFTEIFLSDLCQRFQAIYPDIYFEINSSYTTYDLNREDIDIAFRATNTPPENMVAKKLFSYQHDLVAAPSYLEKCGEPKSLDDLQDHQCLATLHQHEWPFNSGSVHVSGWLSSNENHLLKQQAVHGSGIIRIASYYVAEEVKQGRLTPLLTHECIANGNSIYLFYPQMVYPARKHKAFVQFVQDYFKELQLKNSFSIHQ
- a CDS encoding GlcG/HbpS family heme-binding protein, producing the protein MLTLNKAQQAVATAIEIAAQNQQQIAVAVCDTHGELIAFAKMDDVSVQAGLLAKSKAYTSARDRQPSGNLGEWARATGKDMGYWNDSNITGFKGGVPIVSSGRIIGAIGISGLSEEEDELLAQSSISDLQL
- a CDS encoding adenosylcobinamide-GDP ribazoletransferase produces the protein MDQSETNSGFKYQWQLFLLALGFFSRLPVPHDTPYSEERMNRAGRYFSMVGIMLGLLCASVYVLLSLFLPTDVALILMMVFSLMLTGAFHEDGLTDMADGIGGGMTLERRLTIMKDSRIGTYGASALIMALLGKWVFLSELIGQTSTADLFMILVSSYAFSRAIAASLIYDMPYVSDPDTSKSKPLANKQTRSETLFLITIGLIPSLWFGIEFSALLLVIGYTVRTLLKRWLTLRIGGFTGDCLGAAQQLVELSTYLLFIAAFYNGLIG
- a CDS encoding BCCT family transporter, which gives rise to MSFKSKKYSIDSTDYQVGQDNINKWGMDVHNTVFTASVGLSILFIVTLLAMAPGDAKAAIDTVKAAVLANFDFLFMWGANLLLIFAIGLAFSPLGKIRLGGENATADYTTTSWIAMLFAAGMGIGLIFWGVAEPTAFFTDWYGTPLNAEAYTEAGREAALGATVFHWGLHAWAIYGMAALCLAYFVYNKGLPLSMRSVFYPILGDKVWGKTGDVIDVMTVLVTLFGLATSLGLGGTQAASGISHVFGLENNLFLQQLIIALIMVLAIVSVLRGMDGGVKLLSNLNMVIAFVFLGFIAVLNFTTVLDSLATAVTGYVKNIIPLSQTTGREDTTWLHGWTVFYWAWWVAYAPFFGMFVARISKGRTVREFLLCVLIIPTLVTTAWMSIFGGVAIEQVMDKVGQLGIDQGIADVSLSLFYMLDAYPLGNILSVIAVALIIVFFVTTLDSGSIVIDGMTAGGKLEVPVRQKVVWAIISGAIAMVMLWIGGTQSIQALQSITIIAALPFTIILILGCVSLIKGLMTEVEQPKVATDTAKQ
- a CDS encoding aldo/keto reductase; the protein is MKNVLPLSKHLTNVSEIAYGCMGLGGGWNDNPVSQDDVYQTQGIIETAMASGINLFDHADIYTFSKAEQAFGQVLKSQPELRDQMFLQSKCGIRFQGEGNVGRYDFSAQWVQSSVEGILERLNTEKLDVLLLHRPDPLMELDELARTLQDLHAAGKVEHFGVSNMSGHQIEYLQSALDQPLVVNQMEMSLAKLDWLNDVVLVNSQGLNESDWAPGTLEYCRAHGVQLQAWGCLAQGRFSEQGLNSEDESVRATSKYVQQLSEKYGVTSEAIVLAFLLRHPAGIQPVIGTTNLDRIRASAAATQIKLTREEWYNLFVYSRGQALP
- a CDS encoding L-cystine transporter, with product MSLPAIAALAVFTGILFFLYGQQKKEHTLSRLVLLGLVFGSGFGLALQLLFGEGNPIIKETLDWVNIVGRGYVGLLKMVIMPLVLVSMIAAVVKLEKGGSLGKISGITISILLATTAISAIIGIMVTQAFGLTAEGLTEGARETARLAALETRADRVSDLTIPQMLVSFIPTNPFADLTGARSTSIIAVVIFGVLTGIAARKVMAEKEELESPIRTFVEAAQSIVMRLVKMIMALTPYGIAALMAKVVATSSASDILSLLGFIVASYVAILLMFVVHGVLVSFFGVNPKEYFKKIWPVLTFAFTSRSSAATIPLNVEAQITKLNVPPAIANLSASFGATIGQNGCAGIYPAMLAVMVAPTMGINPMDINFILSLIAIITVSSFGIAGVGGGATFAALIVLPAMGLPVTIAALLISIEPLIDMARTALNVSGSMTAGTITSRILGNKEEKNDLQQAQA
- a CDS encoding DUF2058 domain-containing protein, giving the protein MAKLTLQEQMLKAGLVNEKKLKKAKKGSKKSRVQAREAKAAAEENRLAQQAKDKELNQQMKEKQLSKEIKAQVKQLIAMNKIEQKDGEIKYNFTDGTLVKHLYVEELTQKQLSKGILSIARDGEGYVIIPTSVANKIAMRDEESIVDTQTTSEEVVDEDDPYKDFVVPDDLMW
- the cobU gene encoding bifunctional adenosylcobinamide kinase/adenosylcobinamide-phosphate guanylyltransferase; the encoded protein is MNHQKSTHLILGGARSGKSSFAEKQAIEKSSNEGLQLHYIATATSFDAEMEARILHHQQRRDARWQEHEVPLELAKTLRDLNASDVVLVDCLTLWLNNVIFQLGEQATNAQVESWIEELVDAVEASPATIILVSNEVGLGVVPMGQVSRLFVDNAGRMNQALAKVVKRVTFIAAGLPMVLKNEG
- the cobT gene encoding nicotinate-nucleotide--dimethylbenzimidazole phosphoribosyltransferase — translated: MLDTQHSAFIQNRIDQKTKPLGALGLLEKTAFQLALIQSQQSQTPIENIQITKPSMFVFAGDHGVADEGVSIAPSAVTQQMVLNFVHGGAAINCFCRLNDIDLTVVDAGILQAIDTSDISGSHTELLVAQRLGNGTHNFNQQAAMSLEQVEKGIGYGQSLIESKIAHGCNLVMFGEMGIGNTSSASAILSALTGLDAKECVGLGTGIDDEQLKRKQQVVANGVERCKGKNVEQVLAEVGGFEIVQMVGGFIGAAKAQTPILVDGFIVSVAAYVANLIEPRCRDYMLFAHKSQEHAHQYVLRELDADPMLDLGLRLGEGTGAALALPLIKAAAEFYNNMASFESAGVTV
- a CDS encoding flavin reductase family protein, translated to MNLQFDSLSANEIYHLMTQTVVPRPIAWALTKSSGDVFNLAPFSYFTPVSSQPPLLMLSVGKKPTGEIKDTAKNAIETGKLVIHIASESSAEVMTSTAATLDHDHSEIQANDIELVEFEGFSLPRVKSCSVAFGCTLFEVKEVGEVPQSLVFAKVEAVYIAEEIIDQTSERLKIDALALNPLSRLGGGEYATLSNVFSVARPK